A genomic region of Phosphitispora fastidiosa contains the following coding sequences:
- the rnr gene encoding ribonuclease R, which yields MKERIATKERIATIEGKPELAEFDEESDSLKDVSEEMKQRILNFMREAAYRPLAADELYRAMEFRDMDEFMKSLMEMEKQGKVICTRKMKYGVPEKMNLAVGKLQGHQNGFGFVLQDTPGVPDVYISAENMNSAMHNDRVVARLLGHNWEGPRQEGEIIRILERANTQVVGTFEKGKRYGFVTTDEKRLSMDVFIANGHEQGAVTGDKVVVEVTKWPEKRRNPEGKIIGIIGHKGDPGTDIESIVWKYGLPQQFPKPVLNEVGKLSMQVTEEQTRGRRNLRDLQMVTIDGADAKDLDDAVSLEVLPNSNFWLGVHIADVGAYVIPGSALDREAYKRGTSVYLVDRVIPMLPTELSNGICSLNPRVDRLAMTVFMEIDSQGRVLNHEITESVININERMTYGDVKKIVVDRDAELIRKYDYLVEMFTEMEKLCLILRARRLRRGTIDFDFPEVKVKLDNMGRPVEINKYDRSVADQIIEEFMLITNETVAEHFYNAKVPFVYRIHETPDGEKLSNLNRFLFTFGLSIKGFNKIHSGAFQEVLNKVQGRPEERVIGTVMLRTMKLAKYSDENVGHFGLAAEYYSHFTSPIRRYPDLVIHRIIKENLAKGRLTEKRKTKLASFVADAAIQSSERERIATEAERESVDLKKVEFMKDKVGEEFDAAISSVTSFGFFVELDNLVEGLVHVTNLVNDFYEYDETRLALTGVHTGKQFRIGDPVRVRLEKVNVDERQLDFELAEKLTQ from the coding sequence ATGAAAGAACGAATAGCGACAAAAGAACGAATTGCGACAATAGAGGGAAAACCGGAATTGGCGGAATTTGATGAGGAGTCAGATAGTTTGAAAGACGTTTCAGAGGAAATGAAACAGCGGATTCTTAATTTTATGAGAGAGGCGGCTTACCGTCCGCTGGCCGCAGATGAACTGTACAGGGCCATGGAATTCCGTGATATGGATGAATTTATGAAGTCCCTTATGGAGATGGAGAAGCAAGGCAAGGTAATTTGTACCCGCAAAATGAAATACGGTGTTCCGGAAAAGATGAACCTCGCGGTAGGGAAACTCCAGGGGCATCAGAATGGGTTCGGCTTCGTGCTACAGGATACACCTGGAGTACCGGACGTATACATCAGCGCTGAAAATATGAACAGCGCCATGCATAATGACCGGGTTGTGGCCCGGCTGCTGGGACATAATTGGGAAGGGCCCAGGCAGGAAGGCGAAATAATCAGGATTCTTGAGAGAGCCAACACACAGGTTGTGGGGACCTTTGAAAAGGGTAAAAGGTATGGTTTTGTAACAACTGATGAAAAAAGGTTAAGTATGGATGTATTTATTGCCAATGGGCACGAGCAAGGCGCGGTCACCGGTGATAAGGTTGTTGTGGAAGTGACAAAGTGGCCGGAAAAGCGCAGGAATCCAGAGGGGAAAATTATTGGGATTATCGGGCATAAAGGCGACCCTGGTACAGATATTGAGTCAATTGTCTGGAAGTATGGTCTTCCCCAACAGTTTCCCAAGCCTGTCCTGAATGAAGTCGGGAAGCTTTCTATGCAGGTAACAGAGGAGCAGACACGCGGCAGACGTAATTTAAGAGATTTGCAGATGGTAACTATCGATGGGGCTGATGCCAAAGACCTGGATGATGCTGTTTCTCTTGAGGTACTGCCAAATAGCAATTTTTGGCTAGGCGTACACATTGCTGATGTGGGGGCTTATGTCATTCCGGGGAGCGCCCTGGATAGGGAAGCATATAAAAGGGGAACCAGTGTCTATCTGGTTGACAGGGTCATACCTATGCTGCCGACGGAACTATCCAACGGCATATGCAGTCTTAATCCAAGGGTTGACAGGCTTGCCATGACCGTATTTATGGAAATAGACAGCCAGGGCAGGGTACTTAATCATGAAATTACCGAATCAGTAATTAATATTAATGAGCGGATGACCTATGGGGACGTCAAAAAGATTGTGGTTGACAGAGATGCAGAATTAATCAGGAAATATGATTATCTCGTTGAGATGTTTACAGAAATGGAAAAACTGTGCCTTATTCTGAGGGCGCGCAGGCTTCGCAGGGGTACTATTGATTTTGACTTCCCGGAGGTTAAAGTCAAGCTGGACAATATGGGCCGTCCGGTGGAAATAAACAAATATGACCGGTCTGTAGCTGACCAGATTATTGAAGAGTTCATGCTGATCACCAATGAAACTGTGGCGGAACATTTTTACAATGCCAAGGTGCCTTTTGTATACCGCATTCATGAAACACCTGACGGAGAGAAGCTGTCCAATCTGAACCGGTTTTTATTTACCTTTGGCCTTAGCATAAAGGGGTTTAACAAAATTCATTCCGGCGCCTTTCAGGAAGTACTTAACAAGGTGCAGGGCAGGCCTGAGGAACGGGTTATCGGTACAGTAATGCTAAGGACTATGAAGCTTGCCAAGTACAGTGATGAGAATGTTGGGCATTTTGGGCTGGCGGCCGAGTATTACTCCCACTTTACGTCACCAATCAGACGTTATCCGGACCTGGTGATTCACCGGATTATTAAGGAAAACCTGGCAAAGGGCAGGCTTACTGAAAAGAGAAAAACCAAGCTGGCTTCTTTCGTGGCCGATGCGGCTATCCAATCCTCAGAGAGGGAGCGGATTGCCACCGAAGCTGAGCGGGAAAGCGTTGATCTGAAAAAGGTTGAGTTTATGAAAGATAAGGTGGGAGAGGAGTTTGATGCTGCAATTTCCAGTGTCACTTCTTTTGGCTTCTTCGTTGAGCTGGATAATCTGGTGGAGGGTCTGGTCCATGTGACTAACCTTGTCAATGATTTTTATGAATATGATGAGACCAGGCTGGCTCTTACGGGTGTTCATACAGGCAAGCAGTTTCGTATAGGAGATCCCGTGCGGGTGAGGCTGGAAAAAGTTAATGTGGATGAGAGACAGCTAGACTTTGAACTGGCAGAGAAGCTGACCCAGTGA
- a CDS encoding HDIG domain-containing metalloprotein produces MEREEALVELKKHVKNKNLLKHMYACEAVMRMLAGHFGEDADKWGLAGLLHDIDYDETKDDPLRHSKVGAEMLLKLGLPEDIVYAVKVHNSAHGLPRESLMDKALYATDPVTGLIVAGALIRPQKKLAAVDVPFLVNRFNEKSFARGANREQIACCAELGMELEEFLSISLQAMQDSSGELGL; encoded by the coding sequence TTGGAAAGAGAAGAGGCCTTGGTTGAATTAAAAAAGCATGTTAAGAATAAGAACCTGTTGAAGCATATGTATGCATGTGAAGCAGTGATGCGGATGCTGGCCGGTCACTTTGGCGAAGATGCTGATAAGTGGGGGTTGGCGGGGCTGCTTCACGATATTGATTATGATGAGACCAAAGACGACCCGCTGCGCCACAGCAAGGTCGGTGCCGAAATGCTGCTAAAGCTGGGGCTGCCGGAAGATATTGTATATGCGGTTAAAGTGCATAACAGCGCCCACGGCCTGCCCAGGGAGAGTTTGATGGATAAGGCTCTGTATGCAACTGACCCGGTTACCGGACTGATAGTTGCCGGGGCTTTAATCAGGCCTCAGAAGAAGCTGGCAGCAGTTGATGTCCCCTTTTTGGTAAATCGGTTCAACGAAAAGTCTTTTGCCAGGGGGGCAAATCGGGAGCAAATAGCATGCTGTGCGGAGTTGGGGATGGAATTGGAGGAGTTCCTGAGTATTTCGCTTCAGGCCATGCAGGATAGCAGCGGGGAATTGGGGCTCTAA
- a CDS encoding long-chain-fatty-acid--CoA ligase: MTLGDILVKGCRDYPENVAFKFKDREWTYKDFEIQTNRAANGLKKLGIGRGDKVGLLMLNSPYFMICYFGIVKLGATVVPLNVMFKGGEVVYQMNDSNAAALITAPMFMPLVSQIRDRMETVNNVIVQDIDQENSYAGTVSLKAILEEEEDSLSLDYTVTVDDIAVFLYTSGTTGNPKGAMLTHDCLVANADQTRIATDSTEDDITLCVLPMFHSFAWTTCVTLPLMCGGKIIIHEGFVPQAFLRTIVEENITIIAAVPTMYSVLLQVPEVNPEDYKKIRVAYSGGAALPVEVLKKIETKYSIRVLEGYGLSECSPVCTVNPWRGVRKPGSIGIVLPGVECRIIDETGRDVPRNTPGELLFKGRNVMRGYYNLPEATAEALRDGWMYTGDIGYMDDEGYIFIVDRKKDLIIVGGLNVYPREVEEVLYSHPKIAEAAVIGVNDELRGEMVKAFITLREGETASEREIKKFCQDRLANYKLPKDVEFVAGLPKTSTGKILKRALKS; this comes from the coding sequence ATGACACTGGGAGATATTCTTGTTAAGGGGTGCCGGGACTATCCGGAAAACGTTGCTTTCAAATTTAAGGACAGGGAATGGACTTATAAGGACTTTGAGATTCAGACTAACAGGGCTGCCAATGGCCTTAAAAAACTTGGCATTGGCAGGGGAGACAAGGTTGGGCTCCTGATGCTGAACAGTCCTTATTTTATGATATGCTATTTTGGGATAGTAAAGCTGGGCGCTACAGTGGTACCTCTCAATGTCATGTTCAAGGGGGGAGAGGTTGTTTACCAGATGAATGATTCTAATGCAGCAGCATTGATTACCGCTCCCATGTTTATGCCATTGGTGTCACAAATCCGAGATAGAATGGAAACAGTTAATAATGTGATTGTTCAGGACATTGACCAGGAGAATAGTTATGCAGGCACTGTTTCCCTGAAAGCGATTCTGGAAGAGGAAGAAGATAGCCTAAGCCTTGATTATACAGTAACAGTTGATGATATAGCTGTGTTTCTCTATACCTCAGGAACCACAGGAAATCCCAAGGGCGCCATGCTGACTCATGACTGTCTGGTGGCTAATGCTGACCAGACCAGAATTGCCACAGATTCCACGGAAGATGATATTACCCTCTGTGTATTGCCAATGTTTCACTCTTTTGCCTGGACTACCTGTGTGACCCTTCCTCTTATGTGCGGCGGGAAAATAATAATCCATGAGGGCTTTGTTCCTCAGGCATTTCTGAGGACAATTGTAGAAGAGAACATTACCATTATCGCTGCAGTGCCGACTATGTACAGTGTCTTGCTGCAGGTGCCGGAAGTCAATCCGGAGGATTATAAAAAGATTCGCGTGGCATACTCAGGGGGAGCGGCGCTCCCGGTTGAAGTTTTGAAAAAAATAGAGACCAAGTACAGTATAAGGGTTTTGGAGGGTTATGGCCTGTCTGAATGCAGTCCTGTTTGTACGGTTAATCCATGGCGGGGTGTCCGCAAACCTGGCTCTATCGGCATTGTTCTGCCGGGAGTGGAATGCAGAATTATTGATGAGACCGGTAGGGACGTTCCCCGTAATACGCCGGGCGAGCTGCTTTTTAAGGGCAGAAATGTTATGAGAGGTTATTACAACCTTCCGGAAGCTACAGCAGAGGCCTTGCGGGATGGCTGGATGTATACCGGAGACATCGGTTACATGGATGATGAAGGATATATTTTTATTGTTGACAGGAAAAAGGACCTGATTATTGTCGGCGGATTAAATGTATACCCCCGTGAAGTTGAAGAGGTTCTTTACAGCCACCCTAAGATTGCAGAGGCTGCGGTAATCGGGGTTAATGATGAACTCCGGGGAGAGATGGTAAAGGCATTTATCACTCTCCGGGAAGGTGAAACTGCTTCTGAACGGGAAATAAAAAAATTCTGCCAGGATAGGCTGGCAAACTATAAGCTGCCCAAGGATGTGGAATTTGTGGCAGGCCTGCCGAAAACAAGTACAGGTAAAATCCTGAAAAGGGCTCTAAAGAGTTAG
- the secG gene encoding preprotein translocase subunit SecG has translation MVKIFISIVHIALAIGVIATILLQSGKSAGLSGAIAGGAETFFGKKKGMDAFLSKLSTGFAVGFLLTSLLLSTSLVD, from the coding sequence ATAGTGAAAATTTTTATTTCCATAGTCCATATTGCACTTGCTATTGGAGTTATAGCTACCATACTGCTGCAGTCCGGTAAGAGCGCTGGTCTATCAGGAGCCATTGCCGGTGGTGCCGAAACGTTTTTTGGCAAGAAAAAGGGTATGGATGCTTTCCTGAGTAAACTGTCTACCGGTTTTGCTGTAGGGTTTTTGCTTACATCACTATTGTTAAGTACAAGTCTGGTGGATTAG
- a CDS encoding sodium-translocating pyrophosphatase, whose amino-acid sequence MSFSNPDITLAWLSFGAGIISLIVAFLFLGNVLKEDMGTPRMKELSDAIFEGAMAFLNRQYKTLAPIVVIIFIVLFFVPVELFTHGDPAAAAQVQGLSGKLALPVSFLVGAVASAFAGYAGMVSTTKSNARTTNAARTGIRKALTIAFRAGAVMGLSVAGLGLAGVSGLYLAFKVPAVINSFAFGASAVALFARIGGGIYTKAADVGADLVGKVEAGIPEDDPRNPAVIADNVGDNVGDTAGMGADLFESYAATSIAAMVIGGSVLKDAGLAMQGILFPLMIGAIGIIASIIATTFVRMSSEDSNPQTALNMGLWGTNIITAVAGFFLAQVMFEDLAIGIFVGIIAGLLTNVAIGYITELYTSYHKRPAQEIAEASETGAATNLIKGLAVGLKSTVYPILVICVAIWVSYFFAEAGLEGLGIYGIAMAAMGMLSTAGMVVAIDSFGPVADNAGGIAEMAELGPEVRRNTDKLDAVGNTTAAVAKGFAIGSAALTALALFTAYAESAGLAETGIDILNPIVIIGLFLGATVPFLVASFAMEAVGKAAFEMIEEVRRQFREIPGIMEGTGKPDYAACVDISTRAAIKQMVAPGFVAIGTPVVVGFLLGPLALGAVLAGGTASGVLMALFMANAGGAWDNAKKYIETGKLGGKGSDAHKAAVVGDTVGDPFKDTAGPAMNPLIKVMGTISLILAPVVAQYNVFGGLF is encoded by the coding sequence ATGAGTTTTAGTAATCCTGATATTACTTTGGCATGGCTGTCTTTTGGAGCAGGTATCATTTCCCTGATAGTTGCGTTTCTGTTCCTGGGAAACGTGCTGAAGGAGGACATGGGAACCCCAAGGATGAAGGAACTGTCTGACGCTATTTTTGAAGGCGCCATGGCATTCCTGAACCGCCAGTACAAAACTCTGGCGCCGATTGTTGTTATTATCTTTATTGTACTATTCTTTGTTCCTGTTGAACTGTTTACTCATGGTGATCCCGCAGCTGCTGCACAGGTGCAGGGACTGTCCGGTAAACTGGCCCTGCCGGTATCCTTCCTGGTTGGTGCGGTGGCTTCCGCTTTTGCCGGGTATGCCGGTATGGTAAGTACAACCAAATCAAATGCCAGAACCACAAATGCTGCCAGAACCGGTATCCGTAAGGCGCTGACCATTGCCTTCCGCGCCGGAGCCGTTATGGGTCTGTCTGTTGCCGGTCTAGGTCTGGCCGGTGTTTCCGGACTGTACCTGGCTTTCAAAGTTCCTGCAGTTATTAACAGCTTCGCCTTTGGCGCCAGTGCTGTTGCGCTCTTTGCCCGGATCGGCGGCGGTATTTACACCAAGGCTGCCGACGTAGGAGCTGACCTGGTTGGTAAAGTTGAAGCCGGGATTCCGGAAGATGACCCGCGGAACCCTGCCGTTATCGCTGACAACGTTGGTGACAACGTTGGTGATACCGCAGGAATGGGCGCTGACCTTTTCGAATCATATGCTGCCACAAGTATTGCAGCAATGGTTATCGGAGGCAGTGTGCTTAAAGATGCCGGACTGGCGATGCAGGGGATTTTATTCCCGCTGATGATTGGTGCCATCGGTATTATTGCTTCTATTATCGCCACTACATTTGTTAGAATGAGCAGTGAGGATTCCAACCCGCAGACAGCCCTTAACATGGGCCTTTGGGGTACTAATATTATTACTGCCGTAGCAGGTTTCTTCCTTGCCCAGGTTATGTTTGAAGATCTTGCGATAGGAATCTTTGTTGGTATTATTGCCGGTCTTTTAACAAACGTTGCTATCGGTTATATTACCGAGCTTTATACCTCTTATCATAAGCGCCCGGCACAGGAGATTGCGGAAGCATCTGAGACCGGCGCTGCTACAAACCTGATTAAGGGTTTGGCTGTTGGCCTGAAGTCAACTGTTTATCCTATTCTTGTAATTTGTGTTGCCATTTGGGTCTCATACTTCTTCGCTGAAGCCGGCCTGGAAGGTCTTGGTATCTACGGTATTGCCATGGCTGCCATGGGTATGTTGTCAACAGCCGGTATGGTTGTTGCTATTGACTCGTTCGGCCCTGTTGCTGACAACGCCGGTGGTATTGCAGAAATGGCAGAGCTTGGTCCTGAAGTACGGAGAAATACTGATAAGCTTGATGCCGTAGGTAACACCACTGCTGCTGTTGCCAAAGGCTTTGCAATCGGTTCCGCTGCCCTGACAGCGCTGGCCTTGTTTACCGCTTATGCGGAGTCTGCGGGTCTGGCTGAAACGGGTATTGATATTCTTAACCCGATTGTTATCATAGGCTTATTCCTTGGGGCGACCGTGCCCTTCCTGGTTGCTTCCTTCGCTATGGAAGCTGTCGGTAAAGCCGCTTTTGAAATGATTGAAGAAGTGCGCCGCCAGTTCCGTGAAATCCCCGGGATTATGGAAGGTACAGGCAAGCCTGATTATGCAGCTTGTGTGGATATCAGTACACGTGCCGCTATCAAGCAGATGGTTGCTCCCGGTTTTGTAGCTATTGGCACTCCGGTAGTAGTTGGCTTCCTTCTTGGCCCGCTTGCTCTCGGTGCAGTACTGGCAGGCGGCACGGCGTCAGGTGTTCTGATGGCTCTGTTTATGGCCAATGCCGGAGGCGCATGGGATAATGCCAAGAAGTATATCGAAACAGGAAAACTCGGTGGAAAAGGCAGTGATGCTCACAAGGCTGCCGTTGTTGGTGATACTGTGGGTGACCCCTTCAAGGACACTGCAGGTCCTGCTATGAACCCGCTGATCAAGGTTATGGGTACTATTTCCCTTATCCTGGCTCCTGTTGTAGCTCAATACAACGTTTTCGGAGGCCTGTTCTAA